One window of the Dreissena polymorpha isolate Duluth1 chromosome 5, UMN_Dpol_1.0, whole genome shotgun sequence genome contains the following:
- the LOC127881472 gene encoding probable serine/threonine-protein kinase drkD, producing MGRPQLYTFGAECNVTERLDTMKTLTQSTQSFATSQTVDIQSYTLNTPPETGNTPTQTLNTQPQTGNTPTQTLNTQPQTLSTPPQTLDTLPQTLNTQPQALNIQPRSLNTPEQTLNSQSQECSTQPQTLNTQTQRFCTSTQSLATSQKVDIQSYTLNIPPHTLNTQPHTLNTQPQTGNTPPHTLNTQPQIGNTQPQTGNTQPQTGNTQPQTGNTQPQTGNTQPQTGNTPPQTGNAPPQSLNTPAQTLNSQSQECSTQPQTLNTQTQTFVTSCSVPRINLADINLGKEIGRGGFGIVYEGSWIGTNVAIKEIKIKRMKIAKPIVDQELCVHSQLRHPNIVMLMAFAIESDRLYLVSELINGITLDSCLFGIDGSSMSMSLKLNVCLKISQAVAYLHAQNPMIIHRDIKPENVLVANEFHVVKLCDMGLSKLKTTNTIMTTLAGICLQPGTPAYQAPEILLERQSANEMTDIWSLACTSVEVFTEMPVWNSSDDPVQYIMSRMKLKAKPDALELLASLADTDSENVESKIYRILDKGLSYSNSGRPHALQIVSYFHDLLVNKVIG from the coding sequence ATGGGCAGGCCGCAGTTGTACACCTTTGGGGCTGAGTGTAATGTAACAGAACGGCTGGATACAATGAAAACACTGACACAATCAACCCAGTCATTTGCTACTTCACAGACAGTTGATATACAGTCATATACATTGAACACTCCACCAGAGACAGGGAACACTCCAACACAGACATTGAACACTCAACCACAGACAGGGAACACTCCAACACAGACATTGAACACTCAGCCACAGACTTTGAGCACTCCACCACAGACATTAGACACTCTACCTCAGACATTGAACACTCAACCACAGGCATTGAATATTCAACCTCGATCATTAAACACTCCAGAACAGACATTGAACAGCCAATCACAGGAATGCAGCACTCAGCCACAGACATTAAACACCCAAACACAGAGATTCTGCACATCAACACAGTCATTGGCCACTTCACAGAAAGTTGACATACAGTCATATACATTGAACATTCCACCACATACATTGAACACTCAACCACATACATTGAACACTCAACCACAGACAGGGAACACTCCACCACATACATTGAACACTCAACCACAGATAGGGAACACTCAACCACAGACAGGGAACACTCAACCACAGACAGGGAACACTCAACCACAGACAGGGAACACTCAACCACAGACAGGGAACACTCAACCACAGACAGGGAACACTCCACCTCAGACAGGGAACGCTCCACCACAGTCATTGAACACTCCAGCACAGACATTGAACAGCCAATCACAGGAATGCAGCACTCAGCCACAGACATTAAACACCCAGACACAGACATTCGTCACATCTTGCTCAGTACCAAGAATAAATTTGGCTGACATAAACTTAGGTAAAGAAATTGGAAGAGGGGGGTTTGGTATTGTGTATGAAGGATCGTGGATAGGCACAAATGTGGCTATCAAAGAGATCAAGATCAAGCGGATGAAGATCGCAAAACCAATTGTTGATCAAGAACTCTGCGTCCATTCACAACTAAGGCATCCCAATATTGTCATGCTGATGGCATTTGCTATTGAAAGTGATCGATTATACTTGGTTTCCGAACTTATTAATGGTATTACATTAGACAGCTGTCTATTTGGTATTGATGGATCATCTATGAGCATGTCTTTGAAGCTAAATGTTTGCTTGAAGATATCCCAAGCTGTTGCATATCTGCATGCACAAAACCCCATGATCATACATAGGGACATCAAACCTGAAAATGTACTTGTTGCAAACGAGTTTCATGTGGTGAAATTATGTGATATGGGTCTCAGTAAACTTAAGACAACAAACACTATTATGACAACTTTGGCTGGGATTTGTTTACAGCCTGGAACTCCTGCATATCAGGCACCGGAGATCCTTCTTGAAAGACAAAGTGCAAATGAAATGACAGACATTTGGAGCCTTGCATGTACTTCAGTGGAAGTATTTACTGAAATGCCCGTCTGGAACAGCTCTGATGATCCAGTGCAGTACATAATGAGTAGAATGAAACTGAAGGCCAAACCAGATGCTTTAGAGTTACTTGCCTCATTGGCAGATACTGACTCTGAAAACGTTGAGAGTAAAATCTACAGGATCTTAGATAAGGGACTGAGCTACAGTAATAGTGGTAGACCTCATGCTCTCCAAATAGTTAGCTATTTTCATGACCTGTTAGTCAACAAGGTCATTGGGTAA
- the LOC127881471 gene encoding uncharacterized protein LOC127881471: MDNNGYAVDFYGHTLPPRPVYEFNGPPVRYIHRRSSYSDSSLRSDGRRYTVENPPDGGYWAWIVVLACAVLHICSELTFFVFYDTLVIAHVRNPLLKGLPKDTYTEWMVFEDVRFTGEIVAAFFSVYLGYRVVAVVGSACVLGGFLGASFVTPSKEIELMGFLVGFLGGIGVSFWRFAAFVAIMEYFRRHRMAAIILSGFGRVIGIFIGYGILSKPLQELLDSNTTQDDLLAMTSWPTYYQCQCAMAGVGFLASLVITPLDLATPRRGHECAWILRIRDSRVCRGGMFFFLLCVYFLYYFGEPRPFTELVYWMLKEKFITKHILGVFFATACGVLLGYILLIFWPRRKKFYSSVLWFGLLFLLMGLITLQLPVFDASYTSYVCAFAIILAASQVLFESILRYVIPIAFGRQYIRWVEGCLGLFAGCATIANNFICNALRTKSGGSDNVFYFAGSAFLAAGCLAVIGMQGVICLKFKDRNHEKELDETRLEKPLPPVGRYLTYELR, translated from the exons AGCTCTTACAGCGACAGCAGCTTAAGAAGCGACGGCCGTCGCTACACGGTAGAGAACCCGCCTGATGGTGGCTATTGGGCCTGGATTGTCGTCCTTGCCTGCGCAGTGCTCCACATCTGCAGCGAGCTCACCTTTTTTGTATTTTACGACACCCTCGTGATCGCCCATGTGCGAAATCCGCTCCTGAAGGGGTTACCTAAGGACACCTACACGGAATGGATGGTGTTCGAGGATGTCCGATTCACGGGAG AGATCGTGGCCGCGTTCTTCTCTGTCTATTTGGGCTACCGAGTGGTGGCGGTGGTTGGGTCTGCCTGCGTGCTTGGGGGATTCTTGGGCGCCTCCTTTGTCACGCCTAGCAAGGAGATTGAGCTTATGGGATTCCTGGTTGGCTTCCTGGGAG gTATCGGCGTATCGTTTTGGCGGTTTGCGGCGTTCGTTGCTATCATGGAGTATTTCCGGCGACATCGGATGGCCGCTATCATCCTATCCGGCTTCGGGCGCGTCATCGGTATTTTCATCGGTTATGGCATCCTCTCCAAGCCTCTACAGGAATTGTTGGAT tccAATACCACACAGGATGACCTGTTGGCTATGACGTCATGGCCGACATATTACCAATGTCAGTGCGCTATGGCCGGCGTCGGATTTTTAGCCAGCCTCGTTATCACACCTCTTGATCTCGCGACCCCACGCCGAGGTCACGAGTGCGCCTGGATACTAAGGATACGGGATTCCAGGGTGTGCCGCGGTGGAATGTTCTTTTTCCTGTTGTGTGTTTATTTCCTGTATTATTTTG GTGAGCCTCGCCCGTTCACGGAGCTGGTCTACTGGATGTTGAAGGAGAAATTCATCACCAAGCACATACTCGGAGTCTTCTTCGCCACGGCCTGTGGGGTGCTGCTCGGTTACATACTACTGATTTTCTG gCCCCGCCGAAAGAAGTTTTATAGCTCCGTCTTGTGGTTCGGCCTACTTTTCCTGCTTATGGGCCTTATTACCCTCCAACTTCCGGTGTTTGACGCCTCCTACACGTCATACGTCTGCGCGTTCGCGATCATCTTAGCCGCTTCACAGG TGTTGTTCGAGTCCATCCTACGCTACGTGATTCCGATCGCGTTTGGTCGCCAGTACATCCGGTGGGTGGAGGGATGCCTTGGACTGTTCGCAGGATGTGCCACCATCGCCAACAACTTTATCTGTA ACGCGCTACGTACGAAATCAGGCGGAAGTGACAACGTGTTCTATTTTGCGGGCTCTGCTTTCCTCGCAGCCGGCTGCCTAGCGGTCATCGGCATGCAGGGAGTTATCTGCCTTAAG TTTAAGGACAGAAACCACgaaaaagaattggatgaaactCGACTGGAAAAACCACTGCCACCGGTCGGCCGCTACTTGACTTACGAACTTCGGTAA